The genomic segment GATTCGCGTTCACCTCGCGCACCTCGGCAGCCCGATCCTGGGCGATCCGGTGTATGGCCGCGAGAGTGCCGTGATGCCCCGCCACGCCCTGCACGCCCACTTCCTGACCCTGCCCCACCCCGCGACGGGCGAGGCGCTGCACCTGCACGCGCCCGCGCCCGACGACCTGCTCTCGGCGTGGGTGGCGCTGGGGGGAACCCTTCCGGCCACCCTGGAAGCTCCGCCGCCCGAGCGGGCCTAACCCCTTGCCTTACTTCGGCGTATGGTGTACACTTTCTCTTCGTGCGCCGACCGGGACATCCCCGGCGGCTGGAGAGTGCCCCTCACTCAAAGGACGAGCTTTCAGGGTTGAAGGCGTTTGGAGTTCTTAGGGGAAATCTCCCGAAAGGACTACAAATGAACTTTGATCAACTGATCGCGCCCGAACTCGCGGCGCGTCTTGCCGAGCGCGGCATCACCGAAGCCAGCCCCATTCAGGCGGAAAGCCTGCCCCAGACCCTCGCCGGGAAGGACCTGATCGGCCGCGCCCGCACCGGGACGGGCAAGACGCTCGCCTTCGCGCTGCCCATCGTTCAGAACCTCGAACCCAGCCGCGAGCGGGGCCGCCTGCCCCGCGCGATCGTGCTGGCCCCCACCCGCGAACTCGCCAAGCAGGTCGCGGAGGAGTTCTCCAAGAGCGGGGCGCACCTCACCACCGTCACCGTGTACGGCGGGGCTGCCTACAGCCCGCAGGAAAACGCCCTGCGCCGGGGCGTGGACGTGGTCGTGGGGACGCCCGGCCGCATCATCGACCATCTCGAGCGCGGCAACCTCGACCTGAGCGCCGTGCAGTACGCGGTGCTCGACGAGGCCGACGAGATGCTCAGCGTGGGCTTCGCGGACGCCATCGAGACCATCCTCCAGAAGACGCCCGCCGAGCGGCAGACGATGCTGTTCAGCGCCACGCTGACCGCCGACATCAAGCGCCTGGCCCGCAACTACCTCAAGGAGCCCGTCACCGTGGACATGGTGGGCGAGGGCAAGAGCCAGGCCGCGCAGACCGTCGAGCACCTGAAGGTGAAGGTGGGCCGCACCCGCACCCGCGTGCTGGCCGACCTGCTGACCGTCTACAACCCCGAAAAGGCCATCGTCTTCACCCGCACCAAGCGCGAGGCCGACGAGCTGGCGAACGAGCTGATTCACCGCGGCATCGAGAGTGAAGCGTTGCACGGCGACCTCGCCCAGACGCAGCGCGAGCGGGCGCTGGGGGCCTTCCGCTCCGGGCGCGTGGGCGTGCTCGTGGCGACCGACGTGGCCGCCCGTGGCCTCGACATCCCCGAAGTGGACCTCGTGGTGCAGTACCACCTCCCGCAGGACCCCGAGAGCTACGTGCACCGCTCGGGCCGCACGGGCCGCGCCGGGCGCACCGGCACCGCCATCGTGATGTACGGCGACCGCGACGGCCGCGAGATGCGGAACCTCGAGTACCGCACGGGCGTGCAGTTCAAGGAACGCGCCCTGCCCACCCCCAAGGAAGTGCAGGAAGCCAGCGCCCGCTCCAGCGCCGAGATGGTGCGCCGGGTGGACGGGGCGGTCGCCTCGACCTTCCAGGCCGAAGCCGAGCGCCTGTTCAGCGAACTGGGCCTGGAAGCCCTGGCCCGTGCCCTCGCCAAGATCAGCGGCGTGACCGAGCCCGTCAAGGCGGCCAGCCTGCTGAGCGGGGAAGAAGGCCTGACCACGGTCGTGCTGCACGGCGAGCGCCTCAGCGTGCCGCGCACGGTCGCGCTGCTGGCCCGCAACAGCGACGTGGACACCCGCCGCCTGGGCAAGGTCCGGCAGTGGCGCGGCGGCACCGTGGCGGACGTGCCCAGCGAGTTCGTCGAGAAGCTGCTCGCTGCCAATCCGCTGGAAGGCGAGGTGCAGGTCGAGGTGGCCCAGGAACTGCCCGAGCTGTTCGAGGCGCCTGCCCGCGAGGGCCGTCAGGGTGGCGGCTACGGCGGCGGCCGGGGCTACCGCGACCGTGATGAAGGCGGTTACCGTGGCGGACGTGGCGGCTACCAGGGCCAGGGCGGCGGACGCGGGGGCTACGGCTCGCGCGACCGCGACGGCGGCGGCTACCAGGGTGGTGGCCGGGGCGGTCAGGGCCGCTGGAGCCGCGACGGTCAGGGCACCCGTGACCGGGGCGAGGCCCGCCGCGAGGACTTCGCCGACCGCGAGTTCGTGCCCGCCGGGCGCTGAACTTAGAAGCCAAGAGAAGACCCCCCGCCTGTGATGGGCGGGGGGCTTTCTTATGCCCTGAGGTGACCTTTGCCGCTCATTCCCACTCGATCGTCGCGGGCGGCTTCCCGGTGATGTCGTACACCACCCGGTTGACCTCGTGCACCTGATTCACGATGCGGTTGCTCATGGTCGCCAGGAAGTCGTAGGGCAGCCGCGCCCATTCGGCCGTCATGAAGTCGTCGGTGGTCACGGCCCGCAGCGCCGCCGTGTAGGAGTAGGTGCGCCCGTCGCCCATCACGCCGACCGACTGGATGGGGGTCAGCACGGCGAGGGCCTGCGAACATCCGTCATACAACCCGAACTCGCGCAGCCCCGAAATGAAGATGTCGTCCACCCGCCGCAGGATGTCCAGCTTTTCCTCGCTGATCGCCCCCAGGCAGCGGATGGCGAGGCCGGGGCCGGGGAAGGGGTGGCGCATCCGGATGTGGTCGGGGAGGCCCAGCAGCCGGGCGATCTCGCGCACCTCGTCCTTGAACAGGGTGCGGAACGGCTCGACCAGCCTGAAGGCGAGGTCGTCGGGCAGGCCGCCCACGTTGTGATGGCTCTTGATGTTCGCCGCGCCCGACTTGTCGCCGTGCCCGCCCCCCGCCGACTCGATCACGTCGGGGTAGAGGGTGCCCTGCGCGAGGAAATCGAAGGGGCCGTACTCGCGGGCCTCGCGCTCAAAGGCCCGGATGAACTCGCGGCCGATGATCTTGCGCTTCTCCTCGGGGTCAGAGACGCCCGCCAGAGCGCCCATGAACTCGGCGCGGGCGTCCACGGTCACGAGGTTGACGCCCAGCGGTTTCAGCGCGGCTTCCACCTGCTCCCGCTCCCCAAGCCGCAGCAGGCCGTGGTCGATAAAGACGGCAGTCAGCCGCTCGCCGATGGCGCGGGCCAACAGCAGCCCCAGCGTGGAGGAATCCACCCCACCGCTGATGGCGAGCAGTACCCGGCCGTCCTCGCCGACCTGAGTCCGCACGCCTTCAATCAGGTCGTCGATGATGTGCTCGGCGTTCCAGTCGCGGGCGACCCCGCAGATGTCCAGGAAGTTGGCGAGGAGTTGCCCGCCCTTGGGCGTGTGGACGACCTCCGGGTGGAACTGCACCCCGTAGCGCCGGGTCAGCGGGTTCTCGATGGCGGCGACAGGGGTGTCGGCGGTTTCGGCCACGACCTCGTAGCCTTCGGGCAGCTGGGTCACCGAGTCGGCGTGGCTCATCCAGGCGACGAACTCGCCCTGAATTCCGGCGAAGAGTTGCCCACCGTAGCGGGTCAGGTCGGCCTTGCCGTACTCGTGCTTGCCCGCCCGCGCGACCTCGCCGCCCGCCTCGTGCGCGAGAAACTGCATCCCGTAGCACACGCCCAGCACCGGCACGTCCAGCTCCAGCACGCCGGGCGCGGGGCGCGGCGCTCCGGCGTCGTAGACGCTGCTGGGGCCGCCCGACAGCACAATCCCCTGGGGGTTCTCCTGCGCGATGCGCTCCAGGCTTGCGGTGCCCGGCAGGATCACGCTGTACGCCCCCAACTCGCGGAAACGCCGCGCGATGAGGCGGGTGAACTGGCTGCCGAAGTCCAGAATGACGAGGCTCACGGGCGTGATTGTGGCACAGCGCCCGCTGAGGCGGGGAAGCAGTGTCCAGCCACGCCGGTTGCGTGGGGTAAGGCGGGTTCGCCCTACGGCGCGAGGTCGATGGTCACCGGCACCGCGCTGGGGGCCGTCACGGTGACCTCGGCGGGGGCGTACCCCTCGGCCGCCACCCGCAGGACATACTCGCCGGGCGTGGGCAGGGTGACCTCGCCGGGGGCGGTGCCCACCTCGGTGCCTGCCTTCAGGTTCGCTCCGGCAGGCGCCCGCACCACGCCCAGGCGGACCGGGCCGGGCGCCTCGCCCTGCACGGCAAAGGTGAGGGTGCAGCAGGCAGGGGCCGAGGCCGCCGTCCGGGTGGCGGTCGTCGCGTCCGCCCCGCCCCCGACCGCCACGCCCACACCGCCGCCGCCAGCGCCAGCACCGCGAGCAGCGCCAGCAGGGGCCACAGCCACGCGGGGCGCCGGGTCTCGCGTCGGGGGGCGGTCGTGGCCTCCTTGGCCTCCTGCCCCGGCTTGATCACCCGCCGGGTCCCGTCCGGGTTCCAGGTGATGCGGACATCTTCCCCCAGTCGCCGCCGGGAGGTGGGGGGAGGTGGGGAGGGCGCGACCCTGGACGGCTCGGGAGTGCTCTTGGGGGAAGGCTCCGGGGCCACCTCGGTCGGAGCCGCCGTCAGGACGATGGATGAGGGGGCGTCCGGCCCGTCGGCGGGCGCGGGGTCGGGGTCCGGCGTCGGTTCCGCCTCGGCCTCGGCTGGCGAGGTTGCCCGCAGCGGTGGCGCCTCCTGGGGCGCGTCCAGCCGGGCGATGAGGGCCTGGGCGGTCGCGCCTTCAGGCTGATCACGTAGGGAAGGCGGAAGTTCGCCCAACGTTTCCAGCGCCCCCAGCAGCGCCCGCACGTCCTCCTCCGGCGTGGGGTCGCCGCCCCAGGGCAGCGCGGCCCCCGCCAGCGCGACCTGCCCGTCCACGCTCCACAGTTGCGCGGCGCTCACGCCCCCGTGGGTCAGGCCCGCCGCGTGCAGCGCCGCGAGGCCTTCCAGCCCGCCCCGCGCGGCGAGGAGAGGGTCGCGGGCCGGGTGCGCGTGCGGCGGCAGTTCGGTGACGATATAGGCCGTGTCACCGTCCATGCCGCCCTCGGAGGGGCGCAGCAGGGCGGGCGAGTCGGGCAGTTCGGGCAGCGGGGCCGCGTGGGGCAGCACGTGCAGCAGCACCGGCATCCCGGTCAGGCGGTCGGTCGCGCGCAGCGTCCGCACCGCCGCCGTGGGGTCGCCGCCGAGGTCACGGGCGGCCACGTAGGGGCCGATGGGCTTCATCGCGGGCCAGTATAGGGCGGTGCCCCGGAAGGTGGCCGAACCTTTTCGGGCCGAAGGGCGTGAGCACCCCTGATGCGGGCGGCGCTGCGTTCTGTGGACGCCCCGATACCCCCCCCGGACCGTGAGCCTGCCCCCGCCCGCCGGGTCATCCTCCGGCGTATGGTGCGGGCGTCATGGCCGACCCTGCCTACCCGCCCTCTGCCCCCGCCGGACACCGCGCCGCCGCGCCCCGGCGGGTGCGGGCCGCCGTCCTCACCATCAGTGACACCCGCACGGGGGCGACCGACACCAGCGGCGCCTACCTGCGGGCCGAGCTGGAGGCGGCGGGCCACGAGGTCACCGCCTCCCGCATCGTCCGCGATGAGGAAGGAGCGATCCGCGCGGCCCTGGCCGAGCTGATGGCAGGGGCCGACGTGGTGCTCACGAGCGGGGGCACCGGGATCACCGGGCGGGACGTGACGGTCCCCGTTGTGGAGTCGCTGCTTACCAAACCGCTGCCCGGCTTCGGGGAGCTGTTCCGGATGCTGAGCTACCGCGACGTGGGCGCCGCCGCCATGCTCTCGCGGGCGGTGGGCGGCCTGGCGGGGGAGACGCTGCTGTTCGCCCTGCCAGGTAGCCGGGGCGCGGTGCAGACCGCCTGGGAGGGCCTCTTGCGGGATGAACTCGG from the Deinococcus sp. NW-56 genome contains:
- a CDS encoding molybdenum cofactor biosynthesis protein B; the protein is MADPAYPPSAPAGHRAAAPRRVRAAVLTISDTRTGATDTSGAYLRAELEAAGHEVTASRIVRDEEGAIRAALAELMAGADVVLTSGGTGITGRDVTVPVVESLLTKPLPGFGELFRMLSYRDVGAAAMLSRAVGGLAGETLLFALPGSRGAVQTAWEGLLRDELGHLVFEVRRHGQPGPVGEGEA
- the guaA gene encoding glutamine-hydrolyzing GMP synthase → MSLVILDFGSQFTRLIARRFRELGAYSVILPGTASLERIAQENPQGIVLSGGPSSVYDAGAPRPAPGVLELDVPVLGVCYGMQFLAHEAGGEVARAGKHEYGKADLTRYGGQLFAGIQGEFVAWMSHADSVTQLPEGYEVVAETADTPVAAIENPLTRRYGVQFHPEVVHTPKGGQLLANFLDICGVARDWNAEHIIDDLIEGVRTQVGEDGRVLLAISGGVDSSTLGLLLARAIGERLTAVFIDHGLLRLGEREQVEAALKPLGVNLVTVDARAEFMGALAGVSDPEEKRKIIGREFIRAFEREAREYGPFDFLAQGTLYPDVIESAGGGHGDKSGAANIKSHHNVGGLPDDLAFRLVEPFRTLFKDEVREIARLLGLPDHIRMRHPFPGPGLAIRCLGAISEEKLDILRRVDDIFISGLREFGLYDGCSQALAVLTPIQSVGVMGDGRTYSYTAALRAVTTDDFMTAEWARLPYDFLATMSNRIVNQVHEVNRVVYDITGKPPATIEWE
- a CDS encoding PEGA domain-containing protein, with the translated sequence MRAPAGANLKAGTEVGTAPGEVTLPTPGEYVLRVAAEGYAPAEVTVTAPSAVPVTIDLAP
- a CDS encoding DEAD/DEAH box helicase, with the translated sequence MNFDQLIAPELAARLAERGITEASPIQAESLPQTLAGKDLIGRARTGTGKTLAFALPIVQNLEPSRERGRLPRAIVLAPTRELAKQVAEEFSKSGAHLTTVTVYGGAAYSPQENALRRGVDVVVGTPGRIIDHLERGNLDLSAVQYAVLDEADEMLSVGFADAIETILQKTPAERQTMLFSATLTADIKRLARNYLKEPVTVDMVGEGKSQAAQTVEHLKVKVGRTRTRVLADLLTVYNPEKAIVFTRTKREADELANELIHRGIESEALHGDLAQTQRERALGAFRSGRVGVLVATDVAARGLDIPEVDLVVQYHLPQDPESYVHRSGRTGRAGRTGTAIVMYGDRDGREMRNLEYRTGVQFKERALPTPKEVQEASARSSAEMVRRVDGAVASTFQAEAERLFSELGLEALARALAKISGVTEPVKAASLLSGEEGLTTVVLHGERLSVPRTVALLARNSDVDTRRLGKVRQWRGGTVADVPSEFVEKLLAANPLEGEVQVEVAQELPELFEAPAREGRQGGGYGGGRGYRDRDEGGYRGGRGGYQGQGGGRGGYGSRDRDGGGYQGGGRGGQGRWSRDGQGTRDRGEARREDFADREFVPAGR